A section of the Paralichthys olivaceus isolate ysfri-2021 chromosome 14, ASM2471397v2, whole genome shotgun sequence genome encodes:
- the got1 gene encoding aspartate aminotransferase, cytoplasmic, which produces MSLFSEVPQAAPVAVFKLTQDFNNDQCPDKVNLGVGAYRTDECKPWVLPVVKKVENLIVQDATLNHEYLPILGLPEFRSAASKIALGDDSPAIQENRVGAVQCLGGTGALKMGAEFLRRFHNGSNNTKTPVYVSAPTWENHNAVFANAGFEDVRPYKYWDAEKRGLDLAGFLGDLESCPQQSIFVLHACAHNPTGTDPTQEQWMQIAEVMMRRKLFVFFDSAYQGFASGSLEKDAWAIRYFVSMGFEMFCAQSFSKNFGLYNERVGNLTIVAHDADSLKRVLSQMEKIVRTTWSNPPSQGARIVAVTLNSPELFTEWKGNVKTMADRVLLMRAQLKAKLQALGTPGTWDHITEQIGMFSFTGLNTKQVEYMVKEKHVYLMASGRINMCGLTSKNINYVAESIHEAVTKVQ; this is translated from the exons ATGTCGCTGTTCAGCGAGGTTCCTCAAGCGGCCCCCGTGGCTGTGTTCAAGCTGACGCAGGATTTCAACAACGACCAGTGTCCGGACAAGGTGAACCTGGGAGTGGGAG CCTACAGGACAGATGAGTGCAAGCCATGGGTTTTACCAGTGGTGAAAAAAGTGGAAAACCTCATTGTGCAGGATGCAACGCTAAACCACGAGTACCTCCCCATTTTGGGCCTTCCTGAGTTCAGATCTGCTGCCTCCAAGATTGCACTGGGAGACGACAGCCCTGCCATCCAGGAGAACAGG GTGGGAGCTGTCCAGTGTCTGGGCGGCACAGGTGCTCTGAAGATGGGTGCTGAGTTTCTCAGGCGTTTCCACAACGGAAGCAACAACACCAAAACACCCGTCTATGTGTCCGCACCTACCTGGG AAAATCATAATGCTGTATTTGCCAATGCTGGCTTTGAGGACGTTCGTCCATACAAGTACTGGGATGCAGAGAAGAGGGGCCTAGATTTGGCTGGTTTCCTTGGTGACTTAGAG AGTTGTCCACAACAGTCTATCTTTGTCCTGCACGCCTGTGCACATAATCCAACTGGCACAGACCCCACACAGGAGCAATGGATGCAGATCGCTGAAGTTATGATG AGGAGGAAGCTGTTTGTGTTCTTTGACTCAGCTTATCAGGGATTCGCCTCAGGCAGCCTGGAGAAAGATGCCTGGGCGATTCGCTACTTTGTCTCCATGGGCTTTGAAATGTTCTGCGCTCAGTCTTTCTCCAAGAACTTTGGCCTCTACA ATGAGCGTGTGGGTAACCTGACCATCGTGGCCCATGATGCAGACAGCCTGAAGCGAGTTCTGTCCCAGATGGAGAAGATCGTCAGGACCACGTGGTCCAACCCCCCGTCTCAGGGAGCACGCATTGTTGCTGTCACATTAAACTCACCTGAGCTCTTCACTGAATG GAAGGGCAATGTGAAGACCATGGCTGACAGGGTCTTGTTGATGAGGGCTCAGCTGAAAGCTAAGCTCCAGGCTTTGGGGACACCAGGGACGTGGGACCACATCACAGAGCAGATTGGCATGTTCAGCTTCACTGGCCTCAACA cCAAACAAGTGGAATATATGGTGAAGGAGAAACATGTCTACTTAATGGCCAGCGGTCGCATCAACATGTGTGGTTTGACCAGCAAGAACATCAACTACGTGGCCGAGTCCATCCACGAGGCCGTCACCAAGGTCCAGTAG